One part of the Candidatus Borreliella tachyglossi genome encodes these proteins:
- the serS gene encoding serine--tRNA ligase, which yields MLDLKFIRDNLDLVRKNIKDRGLKLDIDLLIDLDDERRKLVTRIGELNAAKNENANAMKRKIDDCLRRSLIENGKELKLKISVLEEKLENITCKLLIEHKKVPNISAPDTPVSDSEDGNILMKVSGVIPTFDFKPKDHLEIGIKLDLFDFERAREVSGNKFYYLKNEAVFLEFALINFALAKLKLKGFDVFITPDVAREFIVDGIGFNPRGNESNIYKIEDTDKYLVGTAEITLGGYYYNTILELKSPIRMAGVSHCFRKEAGAAGQFSKGLYRVHQFSKVEMFCFCRSEESEVIHNEFLALEEEIFSELEIPYRVLNVCSFDLGAPAYRKYDIEAWMPGRGDKGEYGEVTSTSNCTDYQSRRLKIRYKEDGQSKFAHMVNGTAIATTRAIIAILENFQDEQGGVCIPKNLVKYTGFDYISPKS from the coding sequence ATGCTTGATTTAAAGTTTATAAGAGATAATTTAGATCTTGTTCGTAAAAATATTAAAGACAGGGGTTTAAAATTGGATATTGATCTTTTAATTGACCTTGATGATGAGCGCAGAAAACTTGTTACTAGGATTGGCGAACTGAATGCAGCAAAGAATGAAAATGCTAATGCTATGAAGAGGAAAATTGATGATTGTCTGAGGCGTTCTTTAATAGAGAATGGCAAAGAGTTGAAGTTGAAAATTTCAGTCTTAGAAGAGAAATTGGAGAATATAACATGTAAGCTTTTGATTGAACACAAGAAAGTTCCAAACATTTCGGCTCCTGATACACCTGTTAGCGATAGTGAAGATGGAAATATTTTAATGAAAGTTTCAGGTGTTATTCCAACGTTTGATTTTAAGCCAAAGGATCATTTAGAGATTGGAATTAAATTAGATCTTTTCGATTTTGAGAGGGCACGTGAGGTTAGCGGTAATAAGTTTTATTATCTTAAGAATGAGGCTGTCTTTTTAGAGTTTGCGTTGATTAACTTTGCTTTAGCTAAGCTTAAGCTTAAGGGCTTTGATGTATTCATCACACCTGATGTTGCAAGGGAATTTATAGTTGATGGGATTGGATTTAATCCGCGTGGCAATGAGAGTAATATTTATAAAATTGAGGATACAGACAAGTATCTTGTTGGAACAGCTGAGATTACTCTTGGTGGATATTATTATAATACGATACTCGAGCTTAAGTCTCCAATAAGAATGGCAGGGGTTTCTCATTGCTTTAGGAAAGAGGCCGGGGCAGCTGGGCAATTTTCTAAGGGTCTTTATAGAGTGCATCAATTTAGTAAGGTTGAAATGTTTTGTTTTTGTAGGAGTGAAGAATCTGAAGTCATTCATAATGAGTTTTTAGCATTAGAAGAGGAGATTTTTAGCGAACTTGAGATTCCTTATAGAGTTTTAAATGTTTGTTCTTTCGATCTTGGTGCACCAGCTTACAGGAAGTATGATATTGAGGCGTGGATGCCGGGCAGAGGGGATAAGGGGGAATATGGAGAGGTTACTTCAACTTCAAATTGTACAGATTATCAGTCAAGGCGTCTTAAAATTCGATATAAGGAGGATGGTCAGAGTAAATTTGCTCATATGGTCAATGGAACGGCTATAGCTACAACAAGAGCTATTATTGCTATACTTGAGAATTTCCAGGATGAGCAAGGAGGAGTTTGCATACCTAAGAATTTGGTTAAGTACACAGGCTTTGACTATATATCCCCTAAGAGTTAG
- the dusA gene encoding tRNA dihydrouridine(20/20a) synthase DusA, which produces MLINRKISIAPMVDITDEHFRYLIRLLSKKVTLYTPMISAKSIIMGNLSKVVKQTSTDSPIAIQIATNCENDAARSIEILENKFNFDEYNLNVGCPSSRVQNANYGACLMQAPMKIGKILQAMQKNTNKPVSIKHRIGIRDNEKEHGKENYVELKQFVEKIVAFEIKNFTVHARVAILNGYSPKHNRNIPKLRHEFVYKLKQEHKNLFIETNGGIDSIENIKHHLIYVDSVMIGRAAAENPYFIATASRDFLEEKEKIPTREEVLFKMADYIKEYTEYLSINTVLKHIMGIVFAKEGACKFRQALTAPFSKNFKNHEILLKAIESLKANTLQSNS; this is translated from the coding sequence ATGTTAATAAACCGAAAAATATCAATAGCACCAATGGTAGACATTACTGATGAGCACTTTAGATATCTAATAAGATTATTATCAAAAAAAGTTACCCTATATACCCCTATGATTTCTGCCAAGTCAATTATCATGGGAAATTTAAGCAAGGTTGTAAAGCAAACATCTACGGATTCTCCAATTGCAATTCAAATAGCAACAAACTGTGAAAATGACGCCGCAAGATCCATAGAAATTCTTGAAAACAAATTTAATTTTGATGAATATAATCTTAATGTAGGTTGTCCTTCATCTCGAGTTCAAAATGCAAATTATGGCGCCTGCCTAATGCAAGCTCCAATGAAAATAGGGAAAATATTGCAAGCTATGCAAAAAAACACAAACAAACCTGTTTCAATCAAGCATAGAATAGGAATAAGAGATAATGAAAAAGAACATGGTAAGGAAAACTACGTAGAACTCAAACAATTTGTAGAAAAAATTGTAGCATTTGAGATAAAAAATTTTACTGTTCATGCACGAGTAGCAATACTTAATGGCTACTCACCTAAGCATAACAGAAATATTCCAAAACTTAGACATGAATTCGTATACAAATTGAAACAAGAGCATAAAAATCTATTTATTGAAACAAATGGAGGGATCGATAGTATTGAGAACATAAAGCACCATCTAATTTATGTAGATTCTGTAATGATTGGAAGGGCCGCAGCAGAAAATCCATACTTTATTGCGACAGCCTCAAGAGATTTCTTGGAAGAAAAAGAAAAAATTCCAACAAGAGAAGAAGTATTATTTAAAATGGCAGATTATATTAAAGAATACACTGAATACCTTTCAATTAATACAGTACTAAAGCACATAATGGGGATAGTATTTGCTAAGGAAGGTGCTTGTAAATTTCGACAAGCCTTAACAGCTCCTTTTTCTAAAAATTTTAAAAATCACGAAATACTCTTAAAGGCAATTGAAAGCTTAAAAGCAAACACTTTACAATCTAACTCTTAG
- the pstA gene encoding phosphate ABC transporter permease PstA, with amino-acid sequence MYNSLFFTSKKQTLFLNETKHFLPFEFQGKRIKIAFIINKSINIDELTTQDIYNIYNNKISHWGSISDQVIDIIPVASLKSNFSSKIILTTFIKNNEFNNRYIRIENSNEEIINTVNNTSGAIGYLTKEELANLDFKKYPEIKSLKIKSMSILVGKKTLQRSENEIINTLSLNNIEQLLIGKKDWNDLIFKKIKPNIINYSDYNLNAIKEVEDQEGTIAVVPWHSFYKSNAPFLKLYYIKKSMPLNLNFILSTPRNSGAYGGISYLILNTFYVILLTAIISISIGIGTGIMLAEYTSNKIFYKTISMSVDILSSIPAIIFGLFGLMLFVPIFGMGILSGAITSSLMILPMIIKTTEEAFKSIPKSYKYASAALGANKTETIIKILLPSSIPGILVGIVLAIGRALGETAVLLFTMGTNLGLASTLNEPARSLTVHLLLLFQEGHLDKGFGTASILIIMILLINLISKFLINKLYRIK; translated from the coding sequence ATATATAATTCACTATTCTTTACTAGTAAAAAACAAACACTATTTTTAAATGAAACAAAACATTTTCTACCATTTGAATTTCAGGGGAAAAGAATAAAAATTGCCTTTATTATTAATAAGAGTATAAATATAGATGAACTTACTACTCAAGATATATACAATATCTACAACAATAAAATTTCACATTGGGGAAGCATATCAGATCAAGTGATTGATATAATCCCCGTTGCAAGTTTGAAATCAAATTTTTCTAGTAAAATTATACTCACAACTTTTATAAAGAATAATGAATTTAATAACAGATATATAAGAATTGAAAATTCAAATGAAGAGATAATAAACACTGTAAATAACACATCAGGCGCTATTGGCTACCTAACAAAAGAAGAACTTGCAAATTTAGATTTTAAAAAATATCCAGAGATTAAATCTCTAAAAATCAAATCAATGTCCATTTTAGTAGGCAAAAAAACACTGCAAAGAAGTGAAAATGAAATAATTAATACACTCAGTCTCAATAACATTGAACAGCTACTCATAGGCAAAAAAGATTGGAATGACTTAATATTTAAAAAAATTAAACCAAATATTATCAATTACTCAGATTACAACCTGAATGCAATAAAAGAAGTAGAAGACCAAGAGGGCACAATTGCAGTTGTGCCCTGGCATTCTTTCTATAAAAGTAATGCACCTTTTCTTAAATTATATTACATAAAAAAAAGCATGCCTTTAAACCTAAATTTCATATTATCTACCCCAAGAAATTCCGGTGCTTATGGAGGTATCTCTTACTTAATACTTAACACCTTCTATGTTATATTATTAACGGCAATAATCTCAATTTCAATAGGAATTGGAACAGGAATCATGCTTGCAGAATATACTTCAAACAAAATATTTTATAAAACAATATCTATGAGCGTTGACATTTTATCATCAATTCCTGCAATTATTTTTGGGCTCTTTGGGCTTATGCTTTTTGTTCCAATTTTTGGAATGGGCATACTTTCTGGAGCCATAACAAGTTCTTTGATGATACTGCCAATGATTATCAAAACAACTGAGGAAGCATTCAAATCAATTCCTAAATCATACAAATACGCTTCAGCTGCTCTGGGTGCAAATAAAACAGAAACTATAATTAAAATTTTATTGCCCTCTTCTATCCCAGGCATCTTAGTAGGAATCGTATTGGCGATAGGGCGTGCACTTGGTGAGACAGCTGTACTCCTTTTTACAATGGGAACAAATTTAGGCCTTGCAAGCACTCTAAATGAGCCTGCAAGAAGTTTAACTGTGCATTTATTATTATTATTTCAAGAAGGACATCTAGACAAAGGTTTTGGAACAGCATCTATACTTATAATAATGATACTTTTAATCAATTTAATATCAAAATTTCTAATCAATAAATTATATAGGATAAAATAA
- a CDS encoding 6-phosphogluconolactonase, with amino-acid sequence MEFLYSNKESDLKGRFFDFFSNNINQDDFTSIGICGGRNIISFLNVFDEHNYSLKKSHFFLVDERCVDLDSNDSNFKLLSEGFFSKMVEKNLVRSSNLHPFIYNEFDEASAIHNYNVEFNSRFTRLDLSILSVGDDGHVASLFPSRKLLFSEMEGYQYEYDSPKLPVKRISLTPKSLLLSKAFVLLFMGHEKKGALENFLNAKISLKECPVKIFEEHSRLLVLTNIEGVYAGS; translated from the coding sequence ATGGAATTTTTATATTCTAATAAAGAGAGTGATTTAAAGGGAAGATTTTTTGATTTTTTTTCAAACAATATCAATCAAGATGATTTTACTAGTATTGGGATTTGTGGTGGTCGTAATATTATTTCGTTTCTAAATGTCTTTGATGAACATAATTATTCTCTTAAAAAATCTCATTTTTTTTTGGTGGATGAGCGTTGTGTTGATCTTGATAGCAATGATAGTAATTTTAAGCTTTTAAGTGAAGGATTTTTTTCGAAAATGGTAGAAAAGAATTTAGTTCGTAGTTCTAATTTACATCCATTTATTTACAATGAGTTTGATGAAGCATCTGCTATTCATAATTATAATGTTGAATTCAATTCTAGATTTACAAGATTAGACCTTAGCATTTTGTCTGTTGGTGATGATGGGCATGTTGCGTCGCTTTTTCCTTCAAGAAAGCTTTTATTTTCTGAGATGGAGGGGTATCAGTATGAGTATGATTCCCCAAAGCTTCCGGTTAAGAGAATTAGTTTAACTCCTAAATCATTACTTTTGTCTAAGGCCTTTGTGTTGTTATTTATGGGTCATGAAAAAAAAGGTGCTTTAGAAAATTTTTTAAATGCAAAAATATCTTTGAAGGAATGTCCAGTCAAGATTTTTGAGGAGCATTCGCGTTTATTGGTTCTTACAAATATTGAGGGGGTCTATGCAGGATCCTAG
- a CDS encoding SIMPL domain-containing protein has protein sequence MLESRGLVFLSSLIFLGSAFIISGGIRNIGTKNENYITVKGLSEREVISNSSSWTLKYESVGNTVDEINKLNNASFLAVRDFFVSYGFNEDDIKIGSMNFSIGNYEGSIYKYNAYASLNVYTRDIDKMEQVSKNIIKLYNKGVLLTSHGGPYYYFDKINEVKPKMLADSIKNAKLAALEFANNSGAVLGKIKNANQGYFEFLPVDRGAESHELYSKKILRVVTTVSYYLN, from the coding sequence ATGTTGGAAAGTAGGGGATTGGTTTTTTTGTCATCATTAATTTTTTTAGGATCAGCCTTTATAATATCGGGTGGCATAAGGAACATCGGGACTAAAAATGAAAATTACATTACTGTTAAGGGTTTAAGTGAGAGGGAAGTTATTTCAAACTCTTCAAGTTGGACTTTGAAATATGAATCAGTTGGAAATACTGTAGATGAGATTAATAAATTAAATAATGCAAGTTTTTTGGCAGTAAGAGATTTTTTTGTTAGTTATGGATTTAATGAGGATGATATAAAGATTGGGTCTATGAATTTTAGTATTGGAAATTATGAGGGGTCTATTTACAAATATAATGCATATGCTTCTTTAAATGTTTATACTAGAGATATTGATAAGATGGAACAAGTAAGTAAAAACATTATTAAACTCTACAATAAGGGAGTACTTTTGACTAGCCATGGTGGCCCATATTATTATTTTGATAAGATCAATGAGGTTAAACCCAAAATGTTAGCAGATTCGATTAAAAATGCTAAATTGGCAGCTTTAGAGTTTGCAAATAATTCAGGTGCTGTTTTGGGAAAAATTAAAAATGCAAATCAAGGGTATTTTGAATTTCTGCCAGTTGATAGAGGTGCAGAAAGTCATGAACTTTATTCGAAGAAAATATTAAGGGTAGTTACTACAGTTTCTTATTACCTAAATTGA
- the pstB gene encoding phosphate ABC transporter ATP-binding protein PstB, translating into MSQDKAIIKTENLNLFYTDFKALNNINISILRNSITALIGPSGCGKSTFLRTLNRMNDLVEGVKIEGKVIYEGKSIYSNNFDVLELRRRIGMVFQTPNPFLMSVYDNISYGPKIHGIKDKKKLDEVVEKSLIKSALWNEVKDKLNRNALSLSGGQQQRLCIARTLAIEPNVILMDEPTSALDPISTGKIEELIINLKESYTIIIVTHNMQQAGRISDRTAFFLNGYIEEESPTDELFFNPKNIKTEEYITGKFG; encoded by the coding sequence ATGAGTCAAGATAAAGCAATCATTAAAACAGAAAACCTAAATTTGTTTTATACAGATTTTAAAGCATTAAATAACATCAATATATCTATCTTAAGAAATAGTATCACAGCCTTAATAGGTCCATCGGGTTGTGGAAAATCAACATTCCTTAGGACACTTAATAGAATGAATGATCTTGTGGAAGGCGTTAAAATAGAAGGAAAAGTAATATATGAAGGAAAGAGCATTTACTCAAATAATTTTGATGTTCTTGAGCTTAGAAGAAGAATTGGAATGGTTTTTCAAACCCCCAATCCCTTCTTAATGTCGGTTTATGACAACATAAGCTATGGTCCTAAAATTCATGGAATTAAAGACAAAAAAAAGCTCGATGAAGTAGTTGAGAAATCTCTAATAAAATCTGCACTCTGGAATGAAGTTAAAGATAAACTTAATAGAAATGCCTTAAGTCTTTCAGGAGGGCAACAACAAAGACTTTGCATTGCAAGAACGCTTGCAATTGAACCAAATGTAATATTAATGGACGAACCCACTTCCGCTCTTGACCCAATCTCAACAGGGAAAATCGAAGAGTTAATAATCAATTTAAAAGAAAGCTATACGATTATTATCGTAACTCATAATATGCAACAAGCTGGACGAATATCTGATAGAACTGCATTCTTCCTTAACGGATATATTGAAGAAGAAAGCCCAACAGATGAACTATTCTTCAATCCTAAAAATATTAAGACCGAAGAATATATCACTGGAAAATTTGGTTAA
- the pstC gene encoding phosphate ABC transporter permease subunit PstC produces MELNLKTKRNIVKLVFNCFIIASAIISALSILLLVFFIVSNGIAPFLHNRIKISNFLFSINWDPTSNLQKSYGILSFIINSVLTTFFSVLLALPIGLGFAIYLFEKAKGIYQKILQTTIELLAGIPSVVYGFFGSTFIATLIKNTFKREDNLGYNLISSVIVLSLMILPTIISVSHTSLKAVPKSYKLASVALAATDWQTIYKVMIPSAGRGILAGVILAIGRAIGETIAVLMVGGGSPLFIKNVFSPIRTLTINIAIDMGYASGTHREALFSTALVLLVSVIITTSIKHFILSSSRRLKIK; encoded by the coding sequence ATGGAGTTAAATTTAAAAACAAAAAGAAATATTGTTAAATTAGTTTTCAATTGCTTCATTATTGCATCTGCAATAATTAGTGCTTTGTCAATATTATTATTAGTCTTCTTTATCGTGAGCAATGGAATAGCACCATTTTTACACAATAGAATTAAAATTTCTAATTTTTTATTTAGTATAAACTGGGATCCTACTAGTAACTTACAAAAATCTTATGGCATTTTATCTTTCATTATAAACTCAGTTTTAACAACATTTTTCTCTGTATTACTTGCATTACCAATCGGACTTGGATTTGCAATTTATTTGTTTGAAAAAGCTAAAGGAATTTATCAAAAAATACTACAAACTACAATAGAACTCTTAGCGGGAATTCCAAGCGTAGTATATGGATTTTTTGGAAGTACGTTTATAGCTACACTAATAAAGAATACTTTCAAGCGCGAAGATAACTTAGGATATAATCTAATAAGCTCCGTAATAGTGCTGAGCCTAATGATACTCCCAACAATAATTAGTGTCTCACACACATCGCTTAAAGCTGTCCCAAAATCATATAAACTAGCATCTGTTGCATTAGCTGCAACAGACTGGCAGACAATATATAAAGTAATGATTCCTTCCGCTGGAAGAGGAATCTTAGCAGGAGTAATATTGGCGATTGGAAGAGCTATTGGTGAAACAATAGCCGTTTTAATGGTTGGTGGTGGATCTCCTCTATTTATAAAAAATGTATTTTCACCTATTAGAACCCTAACAATAAACATCGCAATAGATATGGGGTATGCATCTGGCACCCACAGAGAAGCCTTATTCTCTACAGCTCTGGTATTGTTAGTATCAGTCATAATAACGACTTCGATTAAGCACTTTATTCTATCTTCATCTAGAAGGTTAAAAATAAAGTGA
- a CDS encoding alanine--tRNA ligase yields MKLDELRKRYIEFFKSKGHCEISGKSLIPDNDSTVLFNTAGMQPLVPYLLGEVHPSGNILVDVQKCLRTGDIDEVGDLRHLTFFEMLGNWSLGGYFKELSVKYSFEFLTSPSYLNISKDRLYVSVFEGEEGIPRDDETASVWKSLGIPSDRIFYLSREHNFWGPVGNVGPCGPDTEIFVDIGREKCSVECDITCSCGKYFEIWNNVFMQYRKDEYGNYEELNRKCVDTGMGIERTITFLQGKSSVYDTDAFKPIIDKIEKIAGKIYGQDLADDRAIRIIADHIKASCFILADNLAVLPSNIGQGYVLRRIIRRAIRYAKKLGIESHFLADLVDSVEEIYKSFYKELTEKRDFIKTELNVEEEKFFKTLRHGEQEFIRLIQKLSSKVIPGEISFKLYDTYGFPYEITEELASEHGFSVDKISFEDHFRKHQEISKKGGDKIFKGGLADSTYETTKLHTATHLLHKALQLVLGEHVRQRGSNITAERLRFDFSHPRKMTEDEIRKVESIVNSQIKSKLSVEKSIMNLDEAMAKGAMALFGERYDDIVSVYEIDGFSIEVCGGPHVRNTSELGTFKIQKEQASSSGIRRIKAILTD; encoded by the coding sequence GTGAAACTTGATGAGCTACGCAAACGGTATATAGAATTTTTTAAGAGTAAGGGGCATTGTGAAATTTCGGGTAAGTCTTTAATTCCTGATAATGATTCTACAGTACTTTTTAATACAGCCGGAATGCAACCTCTTGTTCCTTATCTTCTTGGCGAAGTACATCCATCTGGAAATATATTAGTTGATGTTCAGAAATGTTTAAGAACAGGTGATATTGATGAGGTTGGCGATCTTAGGCATTTAACTTTTTTTGAAATGCTTGGAAATTGGTCTCTTGGTGGTTATTTTAAAGAGCTTTCTGTAAAGTATAGTTTTGAGTTTTTAACTTCGCCTAGTTACTTGAATATTTCAAAAGATAGACTTTATGTTAGTGTTTTTGAAGGTGAGGAGGGTATTCCACGGGATGACGAGACAGCTAGTGTATGGAAGAGTCTTGGCATTCCTAGTGATAGAATATTTTATCTGTCAAGAGAGCATAATTTTTGGGGACCTGTTGGAAATGTGGGGCCTTGTGGACCAGATACTGAAATATTTGTTGATATTGGAAGAGAGAAATGTTCTGTAGAATGTGACATTACATGCTCTTGTGGTAAATATTTTGAGATTTGGAATAATGTTTTCATGCAATACAGAAAGGATGAGTATGGGAATTATGAAGAACTTAATCGTAAATGCGTGGATACTGGAATGGGAATTGAGAGGACAATTACATTTTTGCAAGGAAAATCTTCAGTTTATGATACAGATGCATTTAAGCCAATAATTGATAAAATAGAAAAAATAGCTGGTAAAATTTATGGACAAGATTTAGCGGATGATAGAGCTATTCGAATAATTGCTGATCATATTAAGGCAAGTTGTTTTATTTTAGCTGATAATTTAGCAGTTCTTCCTTCTAATATAGGACAAGGTTATGTTTTAAGAAGAATAATTAGGCGAGCTATTAGGTATGCAAAAAAACTTGGTATAGAATCTCATTTTTTAGCAGACCTTGTTGATTCTGTTGAAGAGATTTATAAATCTTTTTATAAAGAATTAACAGAAAAGAGGGATTTTATTAAGACGGAATTAAATGTAGAAGAAGAAAAATTTTTTAAAACTTTGCGTCACGGTGAACAAGAATTTATTAGGTTAATTCAAAAGCTATCATCAAAAGTAATCCCTGGTGAGATTTCTTTTAAGCTTTATGATACTTATGGATTTCCTTATGAGATAACAGAAGAATTGGCATCTGAGCATGGTTTTAGTGTAGATAAAATAAGCTTTGAGGATCACTTTAGAAAGCATCAAGAAATTTCTAAGAAGGGAGGTGATAAAATTTTCAAGGGGGGACTTGCTGATTCTACGTATGAAACTACTAAATTGCATACAGCCACTCATTTGCTTCATAAGGCACTTCAATTAGTATTGGGTGAACATGTAAGGCAGAGAGGCAGCAATATTACTGCGGAAAGGTTAAGATTTGATTTTAGCCATCCTCGTAAAATGACAGAGGATGAGATACGAAAAGTTGAGAGTATTGTTAATTCTCAAATAAAAAGTAAATTATCTGTGGAGAAATCTATAATGAACCTAGATGAAGCCATGGCTAAGGGTGCTATGGCTCTCTTTGGTGAAAGATATGATGATATTGTAAGTGTTTATGAAATAGATGGTTTTTCCATTGAAGTTTGTGGTGGTCCTCATGTTAGGAATACTAGTGAGTTGGGTACTTTTAAGATACAGAAAGAACAAGCTTCTTCTTCAGGTATAAGAAGAATAAAAGCAATTTTAACTGATTAA
- a CDS encoding ZIP family metal transporter, whose amino-acid sequence MFQHLGDSLVTMHPVFLGFLGSTFTWLTTAFGAAAVFFFRRVNNKIMDAMLGFSAGIMIAASFFSLIQPAIQIAEELGYVTWVPAVFGFLLGAFFIYIVDVFVPDLDKLTFIDEDLTKHGKKDFLLFTAVTLHNFPEGLAVGVAFGALASSPDIHTLVGAMVLTLGIGIQNMPEGAAISLPLRRGNVPLWKCFNYGQMSGLVEIFGGILGAYAVYTFTRILPFALSFSAGAMIYVSIEQLIPESKRKDMDNKVPTIFGVIGFTLMMFLDVSLG is encoded by the coding sequence ATGTTTCAACATTTGGGGGATTCTTTAGTGACTATGCACCCTGTTTTTTTAGGATTTTTAGGTTCTACTTTTACATGGCTTACTACAGCTTTTGGAGCGGCAGCAGTCTTTTTTTTCAGAAGGGTAAATAATAAGATAATGGATGCTATGCTTGGATTTTCAGCAGGGATTATGATTGCTGCTAGTTTTTTTTCACTTATTCAGCCAGCAATACAGATCGCAGAAGAGCTTGGGTATGTTACATGGGTACCAGCAGTTTTTGGATTTCTTTTGGGGGCATTTTTTATATATATTGTGGATGTATTTGTACCAGATCTTGATAAGCTTACATTTATTGATGAAGATTTAACAAAGCATGGAAAAAAGGATTTCTTGCTCTTTACGGCTGTTACTTTACATAATTTTCCGGAAGGGCTTGCTGTTGGTGTTGCTTTTGGCGCTCTAGCGTCTTCTCCTGATATTCATACTTTGGTTGGAGCTATGGTGCTTACATTAGGAATTGGTATTCAAAATATGCCAGAAGGTGCGGCTATTTCTTTGCCTTTAAGAAGAGGGAATGTTCCTTTATGGAAATGTTTTAATTATGGGCAGATGTCAGGTTTGGTAGAAATTTTTGGAGGAATTCTAGGAGCTTATGCAGTTTATACTTTTACTAGAATTTTACCCTTTGCGTTATCTTTCTCTGCAGGAGCAATGATTTATGTGTCAATTGAGCAATTAATACCTGAATCTAAGAGGAAAGATATGGACAATAAGGTTCCAACCATATTTGGAGTTATTGGATTTACTTTAATGATGTTCCTTGATGTTTCTTTAGGTTAA
- a CDS encoding flagellar motor switch protein FliG: MQDPRLSKYQSAKNLGVKAFKNVERINLDNNFSDAEIQGSMLKSWINLIRRGKRGSSSELSSSGSVIGKPGFIRKESKVSKIAKYFLALGLEKSAKIMAELDDTDIIAITREIAKIKYITPDDKKRIIQEFEELVRSEKKSLKIDDNFTYELLNKSLSKSKAKEIYKKVTGVDPFLPFDYLSGIEHEQLWALIRTENVKTLLIIFSYLNKEQKRYIFSMLEETTKKQFIKELARPKQLNMGMVETISERLKSRFKMQGKLKTEKLDGSKILVDILSYMDSEDEKNLLSKIDMKAFDPVKDSEIKEKIFDIDVILRITDNDMHNVLREFTDNNIAIMIKDKSDEIRNKILANVSRRRKEIILEEEIFLKRIRKKDIKTMTTSFVSYIKDLTLKGELIIYRKNEEFI; encoded by the coding sequence ATGCAGGATCCTAGACTTTCCAAATATCAAAGTGCGAAAAATTTAGGGGTTAAAGCATTTAAGAATGTTGAGAGAATAAATTTAGATAATAATTTTTCTGATGCTGAGATACAAGGCTCAATGCTTAAATCTTGGATCAATCTTATTAGGAGAGGTAAAAGAGGGTCTTCCAGTGAATTAAGTTCTTCTGGAAGTGTAATAGGGAAGCCAGGATTTATTCGTAAAGAGAGTAAGGTCTCAAAAATAGCAAAATATTTTTTAGCTCTTGGTCTTGAAAAATCGGCAAAAATTATGGCTGAGCTTGATGATACTGATATAATAGCTATTACTAGAGAAATTGCAAAAATTAAATATATTACTCCTGATGACAAAAAACGAATTATTCAAGAGTTTGAAGAGTTGGTAAGAAGTGAGAAAAAAAGTTTAAAGATTGATGATAATTTTACTTATGAGTTATTAAATAAGTCTTTAAGTAAATCAAAGGCAAAAGAGATTTATAAAAAGGTTACAGGAGTTGATCCATTTTTGCCTTTTGACTATTTATCTGGTATTGAGCATGAGCAACTTTGGGCTTTAATTAGAACTGAAAATGTGAAAACGCTTCTGATAATATTTAGTTATTTAAACAAAGAGCAGAAAAGATATATTTTTTCTATGCTAGAAGAGACTACTAAAAAACAATTTATTAAAGAACTCGCTAGGCCAAAGCAGTTAAATATGGGTATGGTTGAGACTATCTCTGAAAGACTTAAGAGTAGGTTTAAAATGCAGGGTAAACTTAAGACTGAGAAACTTGATGGTTCTAAGATACTTGTTGATATTTTAAGTTATATGGATTCTGAGGATGAGAAAAATCTTTTAAGTAAGATTGACATGAAAGCTTTTGACCCTGTGAAAGACAGTGAGATTAAAGAGAAAATATTTGACATTGACGTGATACTTAGAATTACAGATAATGACATGCATAATGTTTTAAGAGAATTTACAGATAACAATATTGCAATTATGATTAAAGATAAGAGTGATGAGATTAGAAATAAAATTCTTGCTAATGTTTCAAGAAGACGTAAAGAGATTATTTTAGAAGAAGAGATCTTTTTGAAAAGAATAAGAAAAAAGGATATCAAGACAATGACTACATCCTTTGTTAGTTATATTAAAGATCTAACTTTGAAGGGTGAATTGATAATATATAGAAAGAATGAGGAGTTTATTTAG